Sequence from the Deltaproteobacteria bacterium IMCC39524 genome:
GGGTTTTGACTCCGGGTCAGATCCGGGGCTTTTTGAGGCGTTTTTGTGAGCTTTTATTATTAGAGATTTAGACTGGCCCAATCCAAACGAAATTGAACATTATCATTCTACCAAGTGTTATATAGCTGACAAAGTTACTGTGTTATCGCTATGTTGAAACTCTACCAAACCCATGTGCTGGTATTAATTATCATAAACTAACTAAAATTAGCCGCTTTTTCGGCTAGCTAGCCTTGGCACATAATGTGCCTTAAAGTCTAATGTTTTGTGGGATTAAATTGTTATGTAACGGGTAATTTACATGAGTGACCTTTCAAGTCACTCGATTTAGCCCATTCAAGGGCAAAACAATTTTAAGGAGGTTGGGAGATGAAGAGGAAAGGTATTGTTGTTCTTTTAATTGGCTTGATTGTCGCACCACTTATGCTCTCAGGTTTGGCAGAAGCCCGTCAGGCAATGTACAATAAACTTATGGGTAGTGGTATGTATCCTGCGCTTTATGGCACCAAATTTGATGTTCAAAGATGTCTTTGGTGCCATGTTGAAGACAGTGCAGGCCCCAGGAATGCTTATGGCCTTGATATCGAAGCATATTTTATAGCCAATAACACATGGGATGAGACCGCAGCCGCTATCGCAATTGAACCATTCGACTCTGACGGTGACGGGTATACAAATATTGAGGAACTGAACGCAGCAACATGGCCAGGATTCGCCGACGATAGCCCTGGCAGCACAATGTGTACGGATAATGATGGTGATGGCTATGCAATAGAGGGTGGTATTTGTGGTCAAGTTGACTGTAATGACAATGATCCAAGCATCCCCGTTTTTGAGAGCTCAGCCTATGGTGTTTGTAACGACGGGAAAGATAATGACTGTGACGGAACAGTCGATTGTCTTGACAGTAGTTGCGCTAGTGATCCTGCATGCCTCACCTGTACGGACAATGACACTGATGGTTATTCAGTAGAAGGCGGCGGTTGCGGTGCAGCTGATTGCAACGATAATGACCTAGCTGTAAGCCCAGGCGCGGTTGAGAACTGCTCTGATACGATTGATAATGACTGTGATGGTTTAGTTGATTGTTCTGACGCAGACTGCAACGGTGATATTGATTGTGCACCAACCTGTATTCCCGAAGCATCTCAAGAAAAAGGCAAAAAATGTAAAGACAGTATCGACAACGATTGCGATGGCGTAATCGACTCTGATGACCCGGATTGCGGAGGAGATACAGGTGACACAGGTGGCACAGAAGGCAAAGGTGGCACTTGTAGTGATACAATTGACAATGATGGTGATGGTCAAACCGATTGCGCTGACTCTGACTGCAGTAGAAATAAAGCTTGCAAGTAAACTAGAAAAGTAGATCCATTTAGAGGGGGAGCCCAGGCTCCCCCTTTTTTGTCCCTCAGCTAGCTCTCCCTCCCCACCCCCAAATTTTCACCTCAGGACCGAATTACATCTCTAAGTGACAATTTAAGTATCAGGAATGTAGCGTTTGTGTGTTCCGGGGCGGGGTTTTGCCTCCGGGTCACCTCTGGGGCTTTTCGGAGGGGTGCTTCATCTCTTGGAACAAGCTAAGTCAACAAACTTCTCTTAAATAATTATTTGCCCTTAACAAAGGGTAGTTTTTGAGGTTTTTGTAAGAGCAAGTCCCTATACTCCCCCGTGTAAATATTATTCCAACAGACAAGGAGAAGTAGCAATGCAGCTAGCAGACATGAAGGTAGGTAAGAGGATAGGACTGGGCTTTAGCATCGTACTCACCCTGATGCTTGTAATTATTGTCGTTACATTTTGGTCTTTAGACTCGGTTGAGAAAAGCACTAACCATGTCATTGACGAGAGTCTACCATTTACTTTGCTAGCTGATCGCATGGTTGTAAATACAGTTCAAGTTCAGCAATTCATGACTGACGCATCTGTAACTCACGACCGAGAAGTCATTAATGAAGCAAAAGAGCACTATCTGGAGTTCCAAGATGGTGTCAAAAAATTTAAAGAAATGTTTAGGGAAGAAGGTGACTCGGCCAGTCTCGCAAAAATGGACGAACTCATGGCTGCGATGGATGCACTATATGAGACTGGCGAGCTGATGACTGACACATATATCACAGAAGGGCTTGACGCTGGCAACGTAGTAATGGAAAAGCTTGACGGGGATTCAATAACCCTCGCAAACTTGGTGAGAGCGTTTCAGCAAACTCAAGTTAAAGAAATCCAGGAGATGTCTCAAGCAATTTTGGCGGCCTCTGATCAAGTTAAACTCCTACAGTTAACTCTTGGAGCCACTGCGCTCCTTCTAGGGATCATCATTGCTTGGCTCATTACAAGAAGTATCGTAAAGCCTTTGAATGTCGCCCTTGCAACAGCTCAATCTCTTGCTGTCGGTGACATGACCATGAGTATTGACTCAACAAGCCGTGACGAAACTGGCCAATTGCTTGTGGCAATGAAGGAAATGATCGTATCAAATCAAAAGGTAGCCGATATGGCAGCAAACGTTGCGGAAGGCGATCTTGATATTGAGTTGATTCAGAGGTCAGACAAAGACGAACTTATTGAAGCCTTAGCCAACATGGTCAGCAAGCTAAAAGATGTCATATCCAACGTAAAGCTATCGGTAGAGAATGTTGCCTCTGGCGCTCAGGCAATGAGTGCTTCCTCTGAAGAGATGTCCCAAGGAGCAAGTGAGCAAGCAGCAGCAGCGGAAGAAGCATCCAGCAGCGTTGAGCAAATGACTGCTAACATTCGCCAAAATGCTGAC
This genomic interval carries:
- a CDS encoding MopE-related protein, which translates into the protein MKRKGIVVLLIGLIVAPLMLSGLAEARQAMYNKLMGSGMYPALYGTKFDVQRCLWCHVEDSAGPRNAYGLDIEAYFIANNTWDETAAAIAIEPFDSDGDGYTNIEELNAATWPGFADDSPGSTMCTDNDGDGYAIEGGICGQVDCNDNDPSIPVFESSAYGVCNDGKDNDCDGTVDCLDSSCASDPACLTCTDNDTDGYSVEGGGCGAADCNDNDLAVSPGAVENCSDTIDNDCDGLVDCSDADCNGDIDCAPTCIPEASQEKGKKCKDSIDNDCDGVIDSDDPDCGGDTGDTGGTEGKGGTCSDTIDNDGDGQTDCADSDCSRNKACK
- a CDS encoding methyl-accepting chemotaxis protein, which produces MKVGKRIGLGFSIVLTLMLVIIVVTFWSLDSVEKSTNHVIDESLPFTLLADRMVVNTVQVQQFMTDASVTHDREVINEAKEHYLEFQDGVKKFKEMFREEGDSASLAKMDELMAAMDALYETGELMTDTYITEGLDAGNVVMEKLDGDSITLANLVRAFQQTQVKEIQEMSQAILAASDQVKLLQLTLGATALLLGIIIAWLITRSIVKPLNVALATAQSLAVGDMTMSIDSTSRDETGQLLVAMKEMIVSNQKVADMAANVAEGDLDIELIQRSDKDELIEALANMVSKLKDVISNVKLSVENVASGAQAMSASSEEMSQGASEQAAAAEEASSSVEQMTANIRQNADNAIETEKIALSAAQDASEGGEAVNATVGAMKEIAEKIMIIEEISRQTNLLALNAAIEAARAGEHGKGFAVVAAEVRKLAERSQVAAGEINELSTSSVAVAQKAGEILGQLVPNIQQTAELVQEISAASREQDAGADQIAKSIQQLDAVIQQNASASEEMASTSEELSGQSEQLEEMVSFFKMKGTDFTRAKRRKEVHRNISVAQIADSRFSQEVNEAQYQAGASFDKTDNEFEQY